Below is a genomic region from Pseudomonas svalbardensis.
ACGCACGCGATCCGAGTCGTATCAACGAAGTGGCCTGGGCCGGGACGATTCCTGGCAGCAAAGCCGTTTTACTGTCCAAAGCCACGGCTACCCGCGAGGTAGAACAGTGGGAATGGTGCCTGCAACCGGGAGAGATTTATCCGTCGCAACCGGATGCTGAGGGTTGGAGTGAACAGATTTATGTGTTTGAAGGCTGCCTGACCCTGATGCTGGGCAACACGCCACATGAGATCGCTGCCGGCGAGTTCTACATGTTCGCCAGCAACCAGCCCCACGCCTATCGCAACGATGGACCGGTGGCGGCGCGGTTTGTGCGAAATGTGGTGATCTAACTGTTTGCGGATCAACACTGGATAGACACTTTGCTGTTTTAAAGCTGCGAGCCTTTCTCGGATAATTCTTTAACCTATTGAAAATAAAGTGATTTAGTTTCAGGCACGACTCCTGCAAAAGCTCTGGTGCATTCACCAGATCCCGGAGTCGGCCCATGATAGCCTCAACCCAACCCCCTCGCACCGCCCACGTCATCCGCTCGGACGCCGAAGCCATCGCCGTCGCCCACAAACTCGCGGCACGCTTTGCCATCGAGGCCAGCGTGCGGGATCGCGAGCGACGCCTGCCGGTCGCCGAGCTCGACGAGTTTTCCGCCAGCGGTCTCTGGGGCATCACCGTTCCCAAGGAATACGGTGGCGCCGGCGTTTCCTACGTGACCGTCGCGGAGGTGATCAAGATCATTTCCACCGCCGACTCGTCCCTCGGCCAGATCCCGCAAAACCACCTCGGCGTGCTCGACATCCTGCTGCAAACCGCCACCGAGGAGCAGAAGCGTTACTACTTTGGCAAAGTCCTGCAGGGCTACCGTTTCGGCAACGCCTTCTCCGAATCCAAAAGCAAGAATGCCGGTGCCTTTGAGACCCGTATCCGTTTCGATAAAGACACCGCGCAAATCGATGGCGAAAAGTTCTACTGCACCGGCGCCTTGTTCGCGCACATCGTGCCAGCGGTGGCGGTCAATGAAGAGAACAAGGCCTTCATCGCCTTCATCGAGCGTGACACTCCCGGCTTGACCGTCATCGACAGCTGGGACGGTTTTGGCCAGCGCACCACGGCCAGCGGCGGTGTCACCCTGAATGCGGTGAAGGTCCCTCTCAGTGCTGTGATCCCGGCCCACAAGGCCTTTGACGAACCCACGGCCGACGGCCCGATTTCACAAATCATCCAGGCGGCCGTGGACACCGGCATTGCCGTCGGCGCCCTGGAAGAAACCAAACGCTACGCCCGCGAAGCCCGGCCATGGATCGATAGCCAGCAGGATCACGGCTGGCAGGACCCGTTCAGTATCGCTGCGATCGGCGACCTCGAATGGCGGGTCCACGGCACCGAAGCGATCCTCAAAAAGGCCGGTCGCGCCATTGACCATGCCTTGCTCAACCCCAACGAAGAAACGGTGGCCCGCGCTTCGGTGGTGGTTGCCCAGGCGAAAGTGCTGTCCGCCGAGATCGCCTTGCTTGCCAGCAGCAAACTCTTCGAACTGGCCGGTACTCGCTCTGTGCTCGGCAAATACAACCTCGACCGCCACTGGCGCAATGCCCGGACGCACACCCTGCACGATCCGGCACGCTGGAAATACCACCTGATCGGCAACTACCTGCTCAACGGCGTGAAGCCTGCGCGCCACGCCTGGAACTGAGGAGCCCACCATGAACGCTTTGACCCAACCGATTGTTGCCGGGCAGCCCTTGGCCAAAAGTCAGCATGATTTGCACAACGCTCGCAGCTTGCTTGATGCAACGTTGCGTTTCGTCCGCCAGCAGGCCCAAGCCACGGATGATCCTTACGTCATCAGCCGCTTCGGCGATTTGCACATCCGCATTGAAGTCGCCGCCGCGCTGCTCGAACGCGCCGAAGATTTTCTGAACAGCGTTGATGACAACACGGAAATCAGCGTCGCCATCGCCGAGTCGCACCTGGCCAGCGCCGACGCGCTAAATGCCGTCAGCGACGCTGAATTCGAACTCACCGGCCAACGCACCGTGTTGCCCGGATCACTGCATGACCCGTTGCGCTGGAAACTCCACCTCATCGGCAACTTCCGCCTCAACGGCATCCATCCCCCAAGCTTCAGGAGTGCTGTTTGATGGGCCGCGAAATTCGTCTCAACGCCTTCGACATGAACTGCGTTGGTCACCAGTCGCCCGGTTTGTGGGCGCATCCGCGGGATCGCTCCTGGCAATACAAGGATCTGGAGTACTGGACCGATCTGGCGAAAATCCTCGAACGCGGCAAGTTCGACGGTTTGTTCATTGCCGATGTGCTGGGCATCTACGACGTTTACAACGGCAATGGTGACGCGGCGATCCGTCAGGCGGCGCAGGTGCCGGTCAACGATCCGCTGCAATTGATTCCGCCGATGGCGCTGGTCACCGAGCATTTGGGGTTCGGCCTGACCGCTTCGCTGTCGTTCGAACACCCGTATCCGTTCGCCCGACGCCTGTCGACGCTCGACCATCTGACCAAGGGCCGTGCCGGCTGGAACATCGTCACCTCTTATCTGGAAAGCGGTGCGAAGAACCTCGGCCAGAAAAACCAGACCGAACACGACGCCCGTTACGACTTCGCCGAAGAGTATTTGGAGGTTTGCTACAAACTTTGGGAGGGCAGTTGGGAAGAGGGCGCCATCCTGCGCGATCGTGAGCGGCGGATCTTCAGTGACCCGAGCAAAATCCACGAAATCCGGCACGTCGGTAAGCACTTCCAGGTGCCGGGCATTCACCTCTGCGAACCTTCGCCACAACGCACGCCCGTGTTGTATCAGGCTGGCGCATCGAGTCGCGGCAAGCAGTTTGCCGCCGAGCATGCTGAGTGTGTGTTCGTTGCTGCACCGTCGAAAGTGCTGCTGAAGAAAACCGTTGCCGACATCCGGCGTCGTGCTGCCGAGGCCGGGCGCGATCCGTCGAAGATCCTGATTTTCAACCTGCAAACCGTGATCCTCGGCGAGACCGACGCGAAGGCTAAAGCCAAGTTCGAGGAATACAAAACCTGGGTCAGCTATGAAGGCGCGATGGCGTTGATCTCTGGCTGGACCGGGATTGATTTCAGCCAGTTCAAACCGGATGAACCGCTCAAGCACGTGCACACCAACGCGATTCAATCGGCGGTGGAAGCGTTCTCCACGGCGGACCCGAACAAGGTCTGGACCCCCAACGAACTGGCTGACTGGGTGGGCATCGGCGGTTTTGGTCCGTTGTTTGTCGGCAGCCCGGAGACCGTCGCCGACTTGCTGCAGGAGTGGGTCGAGGAGACCGATGTGGACGGCTTTAACCTGGCCTATGCATTGACTCACGAAACCTTCATCGACGCCGTGGAATTGCTGGTGCCGGAGTTGCAGAAACGTGGGGTCTACAAAACCGAATACGCGCCGGGGACCTTGCGCGAGAAGTTGTTCGGGGAAGGGCCGCGATTGCCGGAGATTCATCCGGGCGCGGGTTATCGAGACCTGGCGGCGTTGCGGCAGCAGGAAAAGAAAGTCGGTTCCTATTCATGATCGTTCCCGACGCTCACTGCAAGTCAGCGGTATTTCTCTGTCCTACTTTGGTACTGCTTGATGAACCTTCCATGGGTTTGGCGCCTATTATCGTCCAGGAGATTTTCGAGATGAAACATTGATCAGTGAGAACGCCATGACTGAAACCCAAAGCGGACAGGCCACCGACGCCATCCGCCACGCGGACATCCTGATCGTCGGCGGCGGCCTCAGCGGCGCAATGCTGGCGGCGCAGTTGCTGCGCCTGCCGGGCAAACGCCAGGTGCTGGTGATCGAACCCCGCGCCGAACTGGGACGGGGCGAGGCGTACAGCGCGGTCGAGTTGGGCCACACGCTCAACGGCAATGCGGCGCGGATGAGCGTCGACCCGGACAACGCCGACGACCTGACCCAATGGTTGACCGAGTACATCGCGGCCGGCGGCTGGCCGGAGTCTGACAAGCAACATGTGCCGGTCAGCGAATTGTTCCCGCCACGGGGAATTTTCGGTTTGTACGTGCAGCAGCGCCTGGCGGAAGCGCAAGCGGTGGGGGTGTTGAACGGTTCAACGGTCGAGCATGTGCGGGCCGAGGTGATTGATCTGCAAACCCGGGACGATTCTGCGTTGCTGACGTTGAGTGACGGGCAACACTTGCAGGGTGCTTTTGCGGTGTTGGCCACGGGGATGTTCCCCGCTGCGCGTACGCCACAGACCGAGTCCAGCGGCTTGAACGCCGCCGCGCTTGATCCGTGGGACGTCGCGGCCATGCAGCAACTCGATCCGCAGTCGACGGTGCTGATCATCGGTTCGGGCCTGACCATGGTCGATGCCGTGGTGTCGCTGGAACAGGCCGGGCATCGCGGGCCGATCGAAGTGTTTTCCCGGCATGGCTTGCTGCCTCACGTGCGTCGGCAACCTCCGGTCTGGGTGGATTTTCTCGCCGAGGATCAGAGCATTCGCACACCGCGACAGCTGGTGCGCGAACTGCGTCGGCATTGCCGGGACGCCATCGCTCAAGGCATCGACTGGCAGGCGCCGCTCGACACTGTACGGGCGCATATTGGCCGGTTGTGGAATCAGGCGACGGACGTGCAGCGTCGACAGTTTGTGCGACATGTGCGGCCGTGGTGGGAATGCCATCACCACCGCTCGCCGCCGATGAGTGCCGAACTGGTAGAGCGGTTGCACAAGGAAGGGCGCTTGCGGATTCACGCGGCGTCGTTCAAAGGGCTGGAGCCTTCAGCGGACGGCGCAGTGAGCATCCGTGTTCGGCGTCGTGGTGAATCAGAAACCACCGTTGTCAGCGGCGCGGCATTGATCAATTCCAGCGGCATCGAATACGACTGGCGGCGGGTCGCCCGACCACTGCCACAGCAACTGCTGGCACGCGGACTTGTCCGACCGGGGCCGTTGGCGCTGGGGATTGCGGCAGCGTTGGATGGCGCGGTGCTGGACGCAGATGAACACGTCGCCAGCCGTCTGTTCGCCATGGGTCCACCGTTGCGCGGCATGTGGTGGGAAAGCACCGCAGTGACCGACGTCGCGAGCCAGGCCAAGGCTCTTGCCGCTCGCCTGACAACAACTCCGCCCCTGTAGCAGCAGCCTCGCAGGCTCGGCAGCTGCTACGGATATCGGTGATCTGCTATTACGAAGAAACCCCGGGTAGATCGGATCTACCCGGGGTTTCTTGTTTGAAGCGGCGCAACGCCGTTGATCAATAACGCTGATACTTCGAACCGAACTCAGGGCGGTTTTCAGCGACGTAGAGTTTGCTCGCCTGGCTGTCTTTGTGATCAACGCCGACGGTGTTCACGTTCAGTGTGGCCGGTTGGCTGACTTTGGCCGCGGCAACGACTGGCGAGGTGGTGTGTGGGGCGGCGATGGCGGAGGTAGCGCCAAGAACCGAAAGGGCGAAACCAAGACCGATGATGCTTTTCATGAGGGCGCTCCAGAGCGTGGGGAGAAGATGGGGCCACTGTAGTGCTGGAGCATCGCGATGAAAAAACACCCTGACGCATAGTTGTTATCGAGAGCGTTGATCCATTGTCAGC
It encodes:
- a CDS encoding LLM class flavin-dependent oxidoreductase — protein: MGREIRLNAFDMNCVGHQSPGLWAHPRDRSWQYKDLEYWTDLAKILERGKFDGLFIADVLGIYDVYNGNGDAAIRQAAQVPVNDPLQLIPPMALVTEHLGFGLTASLSFEHPYPFARRLSTLDHLTKGRAGWNIVTSYLESGAKNLGQKNQTEHDARYDFAEEYLEVCYKLWEGSWEEGAILRDRERRIFSDPSKIHEIRHVGKHFQVPGIHLCEPSPQRTPVLYQAGASSRGKQFAAEHAECVFVAAPSKVLLKKTVADIRRRAAEAGRDPSKILIFNLQTVILGETDAKAKAKFEEYKTWVSYEGAMALISGWTGIDFSQFKPDEPLKHVHTNAIQSAVEAFSTADPNKVWTPNELADWVGIGGFGPLFVGSPETVADLLQEWVEETDVDGFNLAYALTHETFIDAVELLVPELQKRGVYKTEYAPGTLREKLFGEGPRLPEIHPGAGYRDLAALRQQEKKVGSYS
- a CDS encoding helix-turn-helix domain-containing protein; amino-acid sequence: MHKDSTHRASVLQHVSQNVRRLRHAADMSQATLAEKSGVSRRMLVAIEAGEKNVSLTTLDRVAEALNVAFSDLIQAPDARDPSRINEVAWAGTIPGSKAVLLSKATATREVEQWEWCLQPGEIYPSQPDAEGWSEQIYVFEGCLTLMLGNTPHEIAAGEFYMFASNQPHAYRNDGPVAARFVRNVVI
- a CDS encoding SfnB family sulfur acquisition oxidoreductase; this encodes MIASTQPPRTAHVIRSDAEAIAVAHKLAARFAIEASVRDRERRLPVAELDEFSASGLWGITVPKEYGGAGVSYVTVAEVIKIISTADSSLGQIPQNHLGVLDILLQTATEEQKRYYFGKVLQGYRFGNAFSESKSKNAGAFETRIRFDKDTAQIDGEKFYCTGALFAHIVPAVAVNEENKAFIAFIERDTPGLTVIDSWDGFGQRTTASGGVTLNAVKVPLSAVIPAHKAFDEPTADGPISQIIQAAVDTGIAVGALEETKRYAREARPWIDSQQDHGWQDPFSIAAIGDLEWRVHGTEAILKKAGRAIDHALLNPNEETVARASVVVAQAKVLSAEIALLASSKLFELAGTRSVLGKYNLDRHWRNARTHTLHDPARWKYHLIGNYLLNGVKPARHAWN
- a CDS encoding acyl-CoA dehydrogenase; its protein translation is MNALTQPIVAGQPLAKSQHDLHNARSLLDATLRFVRQQAQATDDPYVISRFGDLHIRIEVAAALLERAEDFLNSVDDNTEISVAIAESHLASADALNAVSDAEFELTGQRTVLPGSLHDPLRWKLHLIGNFRLNGIHPPSFRSAV
- a CDS encoding FAD/NAD(P)-binding protein; translated protein: MTETQSGQATDAIRHADILIVGGGLSGAMLAAQLLRLPGKRQVLVIEPRAELGRGEAYSAVELGHTLNGNAARMSVDPDNADDLTQWLTEYIAAGGWPESDKQHVPVSELFPPRGIFGLYVQQRLAEAQAVGVLNGSTVEHVRAEVIDLQTRDDSALLTLSDGQHLQGAFAVLATGMFPAARTPQTESSGLNAAALDPWDVAAMQQLDPQSTVLIIGSGLTMVDAVVSLEQAGHRGPIEVFSRHGLLPHVRRQPPVWVDFLAEDQSIRTPRQLVRELRRHCRDAIAQGIDWQAPLDTVRAHIGRLWNQATDVQRRQFVRHVRPWWECHHHRSPPMSAELVERLHKEGRLRIHAASFKGLEPSADGAVSIRVRRRGESETTVVSGAALINSSGIEYDWRRVARPLPQQLLARGLVRPGPLALGIAAALDGAVLDADEHVASRLFAMGPPLRGMWWESTAVTDVASQAKALAARLTTTPPL